The segment TGATTTCCAATGTTTTCTATTTTGCATTAAACATTGTAACCATGAAGGGAGAATTTGACCCTTTTCTTTTTACACAATTATATGGACTTTATCTGGGAAATAGACAAATCTATTAAATTCATGCTTAGGAATCCACGAACGGGTTCAAAAAACGGTCGTGCAAGTACCCATAAGACTCCAAATTGCCCATTCTTATTGGCGAAGTGGCCATTCCCCATTTTATACTGTATAAATGAAAATCATTTGTCGAGATATTTCTACGATAGGCTTTCCTCATTCAAGAGGAGGTCCTATTTTTTTCTTTTGATGCTACTCCCTTACGCCCTTTATTCTACGTCTACAGACCTAGATAAAACTACAACTTTTGCACGTCATATATTTTTTAACATGAAGATACAATGAATATGGGATGTGTGAAATATTTCCTCTTAATCTTCAATCAATCCGGGTCTAGCCTTTTTTGATTTTGAATTTCTACTCATGATTTTCCAACTTTCTTGAAATAAAGGTCTTTTTGCCCATTAATCTACGATCATATTACTTAAAGATTTTGTAATAATTACATAAAAATGGTTGAAGGTCCCTCATTTGAACATGTATACTTTAGAGTGCATGTTTTTCTGATAAATCACACTATTTTAATAAAGGAGAATGGTAGTGAATCTTTTAAAATTTATTGTTCAGAGAAAAATTCTTATTGGATTAATGGTTGTATTAATCATGGTGTTTGGAAGTATTGCTACCCTTAAACTGGACAAAGAATTATTACCAGATGTAGGATTAGACGGAGCATTTGTAGAAATTAGTGCAGGTGAAATGTCTGCTATTGAAGTAGAAAGAACGATTACAAACCCGATAGAACAAAAAGTAAAAGCTTTAGATGGGGTTGAATCGATCCATTCCACGACAAATATTGGGCAAACTTCTTTACAAATGACATTTGAACGCGGGCGTGGAGAAGAATTAATCAAAGAAGTAGAAGCCATTGTCAACGCTACCAAATCCGAAAATTCTGCCATAACAGATGCCTTCGCTGCACAATTTGGTGGAAGTCAAAGCTACGAATTTTTCCTAGATGTGTCAGATGGAGACATGAGTGAAATGACTTCATTTGCGAAGAACATCTTAAAGCCTCGATTAGAACAATTACCAGAAGTAAGGGAAGTTTCCCTATCTGGAGTTGTCGAAAACGAAGTGATTATTGAGTTTGATCGTGATAAAATTATCAAAAACGGACTAGATATTTCTCAAGTAATTCATGCGATTGGCGAGATCAATAGTGAAAGTACACTTGGGGAATTAAATAAAGAGAAAGAATCTCCCACTCTCCGCTGGGATACAAAACTGGAAAACATTGAGGATATAAAAAATATTCGTATTCCTTCTGCAAATGGTTCCATTGAGTTGAAGGAAGTGGCTAATGTATCCTTACAACCGAAAGAAAACTCCTCTTATGTATGGAAAAATGGGACACAGGATTTTATTTTCATTCAAGTAGGCCGTACTTCGGAGTTTACACAAATTCAGATGGCTGAGGCAATCCGTACAGAAATTCAAAAAATCCGGGATGAAAATCTCGTGAAAGATTTTACATTAAATGAATTAGTTGCTCAAGCTGACTATGTCCAAGATTCTATTGATGGTGTAACAAGTAATATTTTAATCGGTGGGCTTATTGCGATTGTAGTACTCCTCCTTTTCTTACGTAATATTAGGGCGACTTTTATTATTGGACTTTCGATTCCAACATCTGTATTCCTTACATTTGCTACCATGTGGGTGTTTGGCTATAGCTTTAATATGTTAACGTTAATTGGTCTTGGATTGGGAATTGGGATGATGGTCGATGCCTCCATCGTTATACTTGAATCGATTTATAAAAAGAAAGAACAAGGAATGGCGTCACTTAGTGCTGTGTTGGAAGGAACGAAAGAAGTTGCTGCTGCGGTCATTGCCTCAATGTTAACAACGATTGTCGTCTTTTTACCAATCGGCTTAATGGGTGGTGATGCAGGAAAATTCACCATGATGCTATCAGCTGTTGTAGCGATTACACTCATCAGCTCAGTGATCATTGCCTTTACATTAATCCCTTCTCTTTCTGAAAAAATATTAAAACTGCGAAAACAAAAGAAGAGAGAGAAAAGAAAATTTTTACAACGATCTTATAATCAATTAGTATCATGGACAATTAAGAAGAAACGCCATAGTTTTGCGATCATTACCCTCTTTTTTCTCATGTTTGTCGGTTCATTACTACTCGTAACGAAAATACCTATGGCGATTATGCCAGATATGTATAACCGTTACTCGGAATTAATGGTGGATTTAGAGACAGGGGTATCTATGGAGGAAAAAAGAAAAATCGCCAAAACCATTGATGAAAAACTCTCTTCAATCGAAGACGTTGAATCCAACTATGTGATTAACAATGGCGATATGTTTTTTACCCTCATTAATATGACAAAAGGCGAAGATATTAAAAGAGAACAAAAAGAAGTAAATGAAGAGATTCTCAAATCTTTACGCAACTTGGACAAAAATTACCCGGTCGAGGGAGTCCAGAATATAATGTCAGGTGGTGGCGGTTCCCCTGTTCAAGTCAATATAAAAGGAGAAAGTTTCGAGAAATTACAAGAGATCTCAGGCGATGTTGAAAAGAAACTTCAAGAAATTGAAGGCATCGTTGGAGTGAAGAATTCGATGGAACGGACTTCTGAAGAACAAGTGATTCAATTAAAGCAAGGGGAGCTTAAGAAAGCTGGATTGTCTCAACTACAAATTAAACAATTTTTGGAACAAGCATTTTTACAAATGCCAATAGGAAACATGACTTTTGAGGATGAAGAAGTTCCAATTGCTACGAAATGGAAGGAATCAACAGAGACGAAAACCGATCTACTAGATATCAAGATTCCAACGGCAAATGGGGAGAAAAAACTTTCAGATTTTGTAGAACTGAAAAAAGTGGAAACTCCTAATGAAATTTCCCACGTTGATGGAGAACGATTTATGTCCATTTCAGCTGATATAGAAGGAAAAGACCTTGGTACGATTAATCGAGAGGTTCAAAAATTAATTGAAAAGTACGATAGCCCTACAGGATATACCGTTTCAATTGCTGGAGATTTAGAGCAGCAACAAGAATTGATTAAAGAAATGATTCTAATCTTAGCGATTGCACTCTTTTTAGTGTACTTCGTCATGGCTGTCCAATTTAATCATCTTGGTC is part of the Oikeobacillus pervagus genome and harbors:
- a CDS encoding efflux RND transporter permease subunit, which gives rise to MNLLKFIVQRKILIGLMVVLIMVFGSIATLKLDKELLPDVGLDGAFVEISAGEMSAIEVERTITNPIEQKVKALDGVESIHSTTNIGQTSLQMTFERGRGEELIKEVEAIVNATKSENSAITDAFAAQFGGSQSYEFFLDVSDGDMSEMTSFAKNILKPRLEQLPEVREVSLSGVVENEVIIEFDRDKIIKNGLDISQVIHAIGEINSESTLGELNKEKESPTLRWDTKLENIEDIKNIRIPSANGSIELKEVANVSLQPKENSSYVWKNGTQDFIFIQVGRTSEFTQIQMAEAIRTEIQKIRDENLVKDFTLNELVAQADYVQDSIDGVTSNILIGGLIAIVVLLLFLRNIRATFIIGLSIPTSVFLTFATMWVFGYSFNMLTLIGLGLGIGMMVDASIVILESIYKKKEQGMASLSAVLEGTKEVAAAVIASMLTTIVVFLPIGLMGGDAGKFTMMLSAVVAITLISSVIIAFTLIPSLSEKILKLRKQKKREKRKFLQRSYNQLVSWTIKKKRHSFAIITLFFLMFVGSLLLVTKIPMAIMPDMYNRYSELMVDLETGVSMEEKRKIAKTIDEKLSSIEDVESNYVINNGDMFFTLINMTKGEDIKREQKEVNEEILKSLRNLDKNYPVEGVQNIMSGGGGSPVQVNIKGESFEKLQEISGDVEKKLQEIEGIVGVKNSMERTSEEQVIQLKQGELKKAGLSQLQIKQFLEQAFLQMPIGNMTFEDEEVPIATKWKESTETKTDLLDIKIPTANGEKKLSDFVELKKVETPNEISHVDGERFMSISADIEGKDLGTINREVQKLIEKYDSPTGYTVSIAGDLEQQQELIKEMILILAIALFLVYFVMAVQFNHLGHPLIVMSVIPMTIVGVILGLFITQMELSIMSGMGIIMLIGIVLNNAILLIDRTNQLRNQGYTVEDALVEAGNNRIRPIFMTTLTTAGGMLPLALASGTASNYQAPMATVIISGLMFATLITLLLIPAVYRLFTTKGTSKKKKKKEKMEIPV